A stretch of the Pyxidicoccus trucidator genome encodes the following:
- a CDS encoding c-type cytochrome produces MRTQALGGRCSRGLAPVIQLLAVLVAPAALAQGASHGAKLFTQRCASCHSVGEGDRVGPDLHGVLERRDEAWVTRFLQSPGAVIDAGDPVAAALLKQFNGVRMPDQALSEEERAGLYAFFRECTAKGKGSCKPSPTAKPGTDATPEEIARGRQLFEGTEALAQGGPACFGCHDVRGLGVAGGGTLGPNLTFSFARLGDRHMTPFLAKLDTPLMRELYAKAPLTEEEQYAVKAYLADVSRDGSRPRQDRDFFFLGVVGLLTALGFIGLVWGPRGKDPHDS; encoded by the coding sequence ATGCGGACTCAAGCCCTGGGTGGTCGCTGCTCGCGCGGGCTCGCTCCCGTCATTCAGCTCCTGGCCGTGCTGGTGGCGCCGGCCGCGCTGGCTCAAGGCGCCTCGCACGGCGCGAAGCTCTTCACCCAGCGCTGCGCGTCCTGCCACTCCGTGGGCGAGGGCGACCGCGTGGGCCCGGACCTGCACGGCGTGCTGGAGCGCCGTGACGAGGCCTGGGTCACCCGCTTCCTCCAGAGCCCGGGCGCGGTCATCGACGCGGGAGACCCCGTCGCCGCCGCGCTGCTGAAGCAGTTCAACGGCGTCCGGATGCCAGACCAGGCGCTCTCCGAGGAGGAGCGCGCCGGCCTCTACGCCTTCTTCCGCGAATGCACCGCGAAGGGGAAGGGGAGCTGCAAGCCCTCTCCGACGGCGAAGCCGGGGACGGACGCCACGCCGGAGGAGATTGCCCGGGGACGCCAGCTCTTCGAGGGCACCGAGGCCCTCGCCCAGGGTGGCCCCGCGTGCTTCGGCTGCCACGACGTGCGCGGGCTGGGCGTGGCCGGTGGCGGCACGCTGGGCCCCAACCTCACCTTCTCCTTCGCGCGCCTGGGCGACCGCCACATGACGCCCTTCCTGGCGAAGCTGGACACGCCGCTGATGCGCGAGCTGTACGCGAAGGCGCCCCTCACGGAGGAGGAGCAGTACGCCGTGAAGGCCTACCTCGCGGACGTGTCCCGCGACGGCAGCAGGCCGCGCCAGGACAGGGACTTCTTCTTCCTCGGCGTCGTCGGGCTGCTCACGGCGCTGGGCTTCATCGGACTCGTCTGGGGACCGCGCGGGAAGGACCCGCACGACTCCTGA
- a CDS encoding respiratory nitrate reductase subunit gamma, which yields MSDSFFFSFVPYAAAVVAFAGTVRRVTTAREPARAHREPWTPAGRAVLAGGATVALNHLLGLAAPRVMQAFNASPARLFTLEAVSLIGGMLLGWGLLSLTLRRAREGQWVLAGFLGLLLAQVLTGLHIAVALRWGSAWYLHLTVPYLRSVLAFQPDATLMARAPLVIQAHTLSAFALLTVAPFVRARKGAALALVPPASESTLLSTPREETAR from the coding sequence GTGAGCGACTCCTTCTTCTTCTCCTTCGTTCCCTATGCGGCGGCCGTCGTGGCCTTCGCGGGCACCGTGCGCCGCGTGACGACGGCGCGCGAGCCGGCCCGGGCCCACCGCGAGCCCTGGACGCCCGCGGGCCGCGCCGTGCTGGCGGGCGGCGCCACCGTGGCCCTCAACCACCTGCTGGGGCTGGCCGCGCCCCGGGTGATGCAGGCCTTCAACGCGTCCCCGGCGCGCCTCTTCACCCTGGAGGCGGTGAGCCTCATCGGCGGCATGCTGCTGGGCTGGGGCCTGCTGAGCCTCACCCTGCGCCGCGCGCGGGAAGGGCAGTGGGTGCTGGCTGGCTTCCTCGGCCTGCTGCTGGCGCAGGTGCTCACCGGCCTGCACATCGCCGTGGCGCTGCGCTGGGGCTCGGCCTGGTACCTCCACCTCACGGTGCCGTACCTGCGCTCGGTGCTGGCCTTCCAGCCGGACGCGACGCTGATGGCCCGGGCGCCCCTCGTCATCCAGGCGCACACGCTGTCCGCCTTCGCGCTGCTGACGGTGGCGCCCTTCGTCCGCGCTCGCAAGGGCGCCGCCCTGGCTCTGGTGCCACCGGCCTCCGAGTCGACGCTCCTCTCCACGCCCCGGGAGGAGACCGCCCGCTGA